GCGAGGTCGCCGAGTTCGGCGAGCTGGCCACAGAACTCGGCGGGGGAGGGGCGGTCGGCCTGGCCAGGTTGCCGTTCCTGCGTGACGTCCCCGCGGTCGAGGGCGGCGACCGGGTGGTCTTCGCCACCCAGGCCAAGGTGCCGAAGCGCCGCGAGGACAGGGAGTCGATCCTGCGCGCGCTGGACCGGCTCGCCGTCGCCCGTCCCGACCTCGACGTCGTGGTCAAGCTGCGGGCGCTGGAGGACGAGCGGCAGACCCACAACGAGCGCTACCACTACGAGCGGCTCTGGCGGGAGCTCGGGCTGCGGGGGCCCGTGCGCTTCGCCGCCGGTCCGATGCACGAGCACCTGGCCGGCGCCGCCGGGTTCGTCACCGTCAGCTCCACCGCCGCGCTCGAGGCGATCGCCCAGGACGTGCCGCTGCTGGTGCTGTCCGACTTCGGGGTGAGCGCTGAGATGATCAACCTGGCGTTCGAGGGCAGCGGCGTCCTCGGCACGCTGGACGACCTGGCGGACGGCGCGTTCATGACGCCCTCGCCCGAGTGGTGCGCGGAGAACTACTTCCACCCGCCGGGCCGCAGCGACTGGGTCGGGCTGCTCACCGCGCTGGTCATCGGCCCGCGCACGCCCGCGCGCTCCCTGCTCGACGGACCCGAGCACGTCGCGGCCCGCCGCAGGGCCCGCCTGCGGGTGGAGATCCCGCCGAAGATGCTGCGGGCGGGCTACCGGGCCAAGCGCAGGGTCCGCCGCTACATCAGGGCGCTCACCTGACACCTTGGAGGCGCGCGGCCGCCGCCCGGTGCCGTACCAGGATGTCCTCCAGGCCAGGAGCCATCAGCTCGCCGTCCTTGACGAGGGCACGGCCGGCGATGACCGTGTGCCTGGCCGCGGCCGGGCCGCAGCGCAGCCACGCCTCCACCGGGTCGGTCAGCGCGCCCGCGTAGGCCGGCCCCTCCAGCGGCCAGCACACCAGGTCGCCCGCCGCGCCCTCGGTCAGCGTGCCGAGCTCGCCCGCCCGGCCCAGGCAGGCCGCGCCGCCGCGGGTGCCCATGTCGAGCACGTCGCGGGCGGTCATCCCGGTGGGGCCAAGCCGCTGGCGGCCGAGCAGCAGCGCCGTTCGAGACTCGAGCCAGAGGGAGGCGGAGTCGGTGGAGGCCGATCCGTCGCAGCCCAGCCCGACGGGCACCCCTGCCGCCCTGAACTCGCGCACGGGCGCGAAGCCGCCGCCACCGATCAGCATGTTCGACGAGGGGCAGTGCGCGACTCCCACGCCCGCGGCCCCCAGCCTGGCGATCTCCTCCCGCGACGGGTAGATGCAGTGCGCCACCCACGACCGGCCGGTCAGCCACCCGACCTCCTCGAACTGCTCGACGGGGCGCCTGCCGAAGCGCTCCATGCAGTAGGCGTCCTCGTCGGGATCCTCGGCCAGGTGGGTGTGCAGCCGCACGTCGAGGCGCTCGGCCAGCTCGGCCGCGCGCCGCATCAGCGACGGGCTGACGCTGAACGGCGAGCACGGCGCGATGGCCACCCGCACCATCGCGCCGTGGGAGGGATCGTGGTGGCGCTTCACCAGCCGTTCGCTGTCGGCCAGGATCTCCTCCTCGTCCTGGACGACGGAGTCGGGCGGCAGGCCGCCGTCCTTCTCCGACAGACTCATCGATCCCCGCGTCGGGTGGAACCTGAACCCCAGCTCCCGCGCCGCCTCGATCTCCGCCGACCACAGATCGCCGCGGCCGGCGACGTAGAGATGGTCGGTGGAGGTGGTGCAGCCGCCCAGCGCGAGCTCGGCCAGCCCCACCCAGGCCGACAGGTAGGACGCCTCCTCGTCGAGCCCAGCCCACAGCGGGTAGAGGCCGGTCAGCCACTTGAACAGAGAGCCGTTCACGACGGGCGCGTAGGACCTGGTGAGGTTCTGGTAGATGTGGTGGTGCGTGTTGACCAGCCCCGGCGTCACCAGGCAGCCCGAGGCGTCGAGCACCTCGGCGGCCTGCGGCTGTGCGCCGTTCCCCACCCCGCTGACCAGGCCGCCGGTGACCGCCACCCAGCCGCCCGCCAGCTCTCTGCGCTCCTCGTCGCAGGCCGCCACCAGCACGGCGTTCCTGACCAGCAGATCGTGAACCATCTCCGGCGCCCCTTCCTCGCGTGACGCCGATGGTCGTACCCCGCCGGGGAGCGCCTCAGCGGGGGGACCCGGGAGAGGTCAGCCGAGCGAGCGGGCCAGCCGGCGGCGCAGGCGGGCCAGCGCGCCGGACTGCCCGCCCGCGGCCCCCGCCGGCGCCAGGCCGAGCGCGCCGAGACGCTGCCTCTTGAAGTACCGGCCCGCGCCGTGCTCTGCGAGGAAGGCCTCGGCGACGGGACGCAGCTCGGGATAGGCCTCGCTCTGCATGCAGTACCCCACCGCCCCCGCCAGCTCGCACAGCTCCACGGGCGGCGGCGGCTCCAGC
This window of the Nonomuraea africana genome carries:
- a CDS encoding 8-oxoguanine deaminase yields the protein MVHDLLVRNAVLVAACDEERRELAGGWVAVTGGLVSGVGNGAQPQAAEVLDASGCLVTPGLVNTHHHIYQNLTRSYAPVVNGSLFKWLTGLYPLWAGLDEEASYLSAWVGLAELALGGCTTSTDHLYVAGRGDLWSAEIEAARELGFRFHPTRGSMSLSEKDGGLPPDSVVQDEEEILADSERLVKRHHDPSHGAMVRVAIAPCSPFSVSPSLMRRAAELAERLDVRLHTHLAEDPDEDAYCMERFGRRPVEQFEEVGWLTGRSWVAHCIYPSREEIARLGAAGVGVAHCPSSNMLIGGGGFAPVREFRAAGVPVGLGCDGSASTDSASLWLESRTALLLGRQRLGPTGMTARDVLDMGTRGGAACLGRAGELGTLTEGAAGDLVCWPLEGPAYAGALTDPVEAWLRCGPAAARHTVIAGRALVKDGELMAPGLEDILVRHRAAAARLQGVR
- a CDS encoding DUF6716 putative glycosyltransferase, yielding MKVLALADSDSYLKWAASLLDDLPPDCVTELAVVRTPITPSAEQIAAAVAGTRSATVPVLSARALRRTADRLRPDAILVACTGPVVDVLVAEVFDGLRPRPVFVTGLPGISVPATEKAWLYRSGCDLFVVHSGREVAEFGELATELGGGGAVGLARLPFLRDVPAVEGGDRVVFATQAKVPKRREDRESILRALDRLAVARPDLDVVVKLRALEDERQTHNERYHYERLWRELGLRGPVRFAAGPMHEHLAGAAGFVTVSSTAALEAIAQDVPLLVLSDFGVSAEMINLAFEGSGVLGTLDDLADGAFMTPSPEWCAENYFHPPGRSDWVGLLTALVIGPRTPARSLLDGPEHVAARRRARLRVEIPPKMLRAGYRAKRRVRRYIRALT